The genome window acctgaagaaacagattcacagactccaaagctcactctctacagaaaagcagaattctggtggctgacattccccatcgagacagacgtgcagcatttcatcccctggcatttcatccatGATCATCTACTTTGGattgacacttccatcggacttactggtacacctcttggacactttacacaactttacagcagtttccctttacgctgctgggtttcttaaAGACTGGccgcagccagctgccttgggactttacaGGCCAtgttccctcacctgcaggctctgttcccagagaCAGGAATccctccctccttactaggtcatgcccacagaagcaggaaacgtcctttgaggcaagagatgcccacagaggcatgaagcgcccctcccagaggcaatagatgcccccagaggcaagaaatgccctttcgcctgctaggccttgccctttgaggcaggaaacgccccctcaggcctccccttggcatcacactggttcttgctgctcgcctattttgttcctccatgtcttatgccagctcttttgaaaatgcctgtacgatataggtttctgtttaccccacactcctgatactatggccattagttaaaaagaaagggggaattgttggtatgcttctaattctgcttctaaaaccccttctgtttcatttggtttaatcccccctgcttaacactattctatttacataactaagcaccagcatgcctgcatggcattggtttaatccccactggttcatgatgtctttttgctccgccccctcttgtagtacaccctgatttgcaccagtcacttttcgctccaccctctctgtgtcacatcttgtttccaccctacttggcgagtatatataggattgtgtttttagtttagtttagtttttagtttagttagtttagctcagtttagattgtgctgcgtccttcctgcatgaataaagatactgcctacagcccagccatgagtcccgggtagtctgtctcccatcagtgaagctcagcccgacaatggagagaggaggggaagacagagagggggagagaaagatagacacctgcagacctttttcaccgcctgtgaagtgactcccctgcaggtggggagccgggggctcgaatctggatccttacgctggtctttgcgctttgtgccacgtgcgcttaagctgctgtgctaccatccgactcccaagaGCTTCAGgttttcttgcataaccattatgctatctcccatgctccccatctctatctgaaaaagtcgccTGCGGCTGGGCAAACTGGGAAGTAACAAGAAGCAGGAGGCCTAAATTTATTACCACCTTATTAAAATcctacatgggcattggctgcaCCAATTCAGGCCCTGATGGggagactctagggtgggtgcgCGAGCTCACAAGGAGAAAAATGAATGCTatgggctggtgagacagcatagtggttttgcaaaaagactctcctgcctgaggttctgaggtccctggttcaatcctcagcaccaccatcagctagagctgaacagggctctggtctgtgtctttctttcattaaaaaaagaagaaaagagttcaagccctggctccccacctgcaggggagtcgcttcacaagcggtgaaacaggtctgcaggtgtctatctttcatccccccccagtctgtcttcccctcctctagccatttctctctgtcctatccaacaatgacaacaataataactacaataataaaataataagggcaacaaaagggaatcaataaaataaatatttaaaaataaaagaagaaaagaaagaaagaaaaagaaaggaaggaaggaagaaggaaagaaaagaaagaaagaaagaaagaaagaaagaagggagtcaggcggcagcacagcaggttaagcgcaggtggcccaaagcacaaggaccgttgtaaggatccgggttcgaggcctggatctccacctgcaggggagtcgcttcacaggcggtaaagcaggtctgcaggtgtctatctttctctccccctctgtcttcccctcctccttccatttctctctgttctatccaacaacaacgacaatagtaactacaaaaattaaaaaaaaagaaacaagggcaacaaaagaaaataaatagaaagaaagaaagaaagagaaaaagaggggccgggtggtggcgcacctggttgagtgatgagcgacatgttacagtgcgaaaggacctgggtttgagcccctggctcccacctgcagggggaaagctttgcgagtggtgaagcagggctgtaggtgtctatctatttcttccttccatctcgatttctggctgtttctatccaataaataaagataataaaattaaaaaagagaaagaaaggaagaaagaaagctgaaTGCTGCACTGGTATGCGGGCAGCGTCAAAGGCTGTTGGTTCTACAGCAGGTTCTGAGAGGGCGAGCCTGCCAGCTGAGGGCAGCGCCATGGGCGCCAGAAGCGTCGAGCATAGCGAGGGCAGGAGACTGCAGCTACAGGTCTTGGGGGATGTAGATGCTGTCCAGAGACGCCCAGGGAAGGAGCCATCAGCAGAGTGTGGGGAGGGGAAACAGACACCCAGACTGCCCAACACCTGACACCACCTTCCAGAGGGCCTCTGCCCGCCGAGGGCAGAAACCTCTAGTGGGCCCCAGCGGTTGGCAGCAGGCCATCAAGGCCTATGAGACCCACTAAGTGGACCACGCCCCTGGGGTGTGTGTGCCCTGGGCCTGGTGCGGCTAGCGACGGACCGAGACACTAGTCCTCTAGCTGCAGCGCACCATCCACGCGGGACGCAAGATGGCGCCCACGAGCTCCCGACAGCCTGCGCGCCGTGCGCATGCGTCCTGAGCCTTCCAGCAAGCGCGAGCGGAAATCGCGTGACCCCGGAAGTGACCGGCCAGGCAGGCGCGCAGGCGGCCGGGTGGGGCGGCGGACGACGATCGTCACTTGGTGCGGGCAGGAGCGTGGAACTGCGCCGTCTAACCTCCGGTGAGTGCCGGCCGCGGCCACGCGGGCGGGGCGCGTGGAGCGGGCGGCCCCAGGGGagggggcggcggcgggcggaGGCCGAGTCTTTGTTCGCGCCGCCCCACCCGTCCGGGGTCtcgcggggcgggggcggcggtgACAGCGGGCGGAGGGCCCGGGCTGAGGCCCCAcgtgcgggcggggcggggcgcgggtGTTAGGCCCGCCCTGCAGCGCCCCCCTTCCCCGGAGCGCGGCCCCGGGGCCCTGGGCACCTCGTCCCCGCCACTCCGCCCAGATTGCGGGCCTCTGCGGAAGGGCGGGGTGGGGAGCGCGCCTGGAGCCCGGAACCCGCACCCTGGGTGGTTGCTGGGTGGGAGCTTGTAGAAAAATTCCAGAGCAAGCGGCGGGAGGCCTGAGAAAGCGGGCGGGGCACCCCGCCTGGCACTTGCTGAAATCTGGTCCTGGGGCAGGGCCGGCTCCCTGGCCGCCGGGGACAAAGGCCTGGCTTGTCTGGAAGCCACCTGAGGGTTGGGTTGAGCATTGGGCCCCCGCCCGTGCCGCGGGTGCATCGCCATGATGTCAGCCCCTCCCGGGACCCTGGGTGCGCTGAGATCCCCAGGCGGAAGGAAACGAAGCCAGAGAGCCTTAGGCGGTGCTTCTTTGTCAGCGCTGCCTTTTCTGGTCCCTAAACAACCCAGCGGATACAGTTCTTCTAGGTCGCAGATCCTCACCATTGAACAGAAGGCAGAAACTTGGGGTCTCCGTGCCCCCAGTCCCTTTAGAATGCCCCCAACGTCGAGGCTAGGGGAGCCCTGCTTTTTTCAAGTTTCTAGGGGAAAGCCAACAGCTCTCCAGCGCAAAGGCCTTGCTTTCTGCTGGCAGGATTGAGAAAGCATGCATGGCTGGTCAGAGAGACGGAGCACGAAAGTGCTCTGTGGGGTGAGATCTGCCGGGCAGCTCAGGAGAAGTGGGAGTGAAGAACATTGCAGCCAGGGCCCTGCCAGGCTGAAGATCTGAGCTTGGTATCCCCCAAGCAGCAGGCTGTCTGAGGCAGGCAAGAGGGGAGACACAGGGTCCAAGCAGAATACCACAGCCCTCCTCATCTGCAGGTGTCCCAGATCCAGCCCCAGGTGAGCATGGCTGAGCAGGAGCCCACTGCTGAACAGCTAGCACAAATTGCAGCTGAGAATGAGGAGGACGAGCACTCTGTCAACTACAAGCCACCAGCCCAGAAGAGCATCCAGGAGATCCAGGAGTTGGACAAGGATGACGAGAGTCTGCGCAAGTACAAGGAGGCCCTTCTGGGCCGAGTGGCTGTGTCTGCTGGTGAGCCGGGCTCTGGGCTTCCCATGTCCCCCATGTCCCCTGATaacctcctggggggggggggggcggagagatAAGGAAGCCCAGGGTATGGTTCTCTAATCTGCTGTCACTCCACAGACCCTAATGTTGCCAACGTCATTGTGACTCGCCTAACCCTCGTATGCAGTACTGCGCCGGGACCCCTGGAACTGGACCTgacaggtgaggggtggggccgGCATGTGCTTGCTTGCCGCCCCTGGAGATTATTTCCAGAGTGCTTGCGtcctctggtcctctggtggtgagTGCAGCCTAGTGAGTGGAGGTCGGGGTTGGAAATTCTGCcactgctgggggctgggggggcagaGGACAATCACAAGTGAATGAGGCTACACTAGGGTTTCCCTTGGCTGAGCTTCCTGGTGCCACCTTCCCCTCAAATCCAGGTGACCTGGAGAGCTTCAAGAAGCAGTCCTTTGTATTGAAGGAGGGAGTGGAGTACCGGATAAAAATCTCTTTCCGGGTAAGGGGCTGGCTTGGGGAGGGGTCAGGTGGACCTGGGCCTGGTTCCCCTCCCACTGAGCCTCACTTGGGGTGTCTTCCCCCACCAGGTGAACCGTGAGATTGTGTCGGGTATGAAGTACATCCAACACACATACAGGAAAGGTGTGAAGAGTGAGTACAAGGGTGCTGGAGGCGGGTAGGTAGGAGGTGTCCGGATGCACCCTGGTTCCTACTCCCTGACCCCATGTGTCCCTGCCCTGTAGTCGACAAGACGGACTACATGGTGGGAAGCTATGGGCCCCGCGCTGAGGAGTACGAGTTCCTGACTCCCATGGAGGAGGCACCCAAGGGCATGTTGGCCCGTGGCAGCTACAATATTAAGTCGCGCTTCACAGATGACGACAAGACTGACCACTTGTCCTGGGAGTGGAACCTCACCATCAAAAAGGAGTGGAaggactgagccccagcctgGGAGGCACGCAGGGCTGACAGACAGACGGATGTGTCCCCCTAACCCCCACCCTTAACCTCCTGACCCCAAACCAAAGTGCTGACAGGGCCCCCTGCCCAGGCTGCAGTCCTGCCTGGCCTCCTCCCAGCTGGCCAGCTGTGGCGCCTCTGACCCAGCTCCCAACCCCCAGTCCGCAGGCCCCCAGCCTCTTTGATGGTTTCATTTCTCATTGCTGCTTCTGCCTGTGctatgggggagggggcttcagCCCAgttcccccccccttcctcctgtcttcctccaggccctgctccccatctcaacccacccagcaccccagtttTTCTGTAAGAGTGTGGTTCCATGTGGGCTTTCTGGGGAGATTTTAGTCCTCAAGAGTCCAAGCAGTTGCCTCAGCTCCTTGGACGGGGTTGTGGGGTGCATGATGCAGAGCCCTGTCGGGGCAGGATGGTCATTCTCcagctttttctccttttccagaTCAGTCATCTATCGCTATCAGTAACTGTCTAACCATGATGCCTTAACATGTGGAACGTGTGCTGTGGGGGCCTCACTAACCTCTAACCCTGTGTCTGCATGAGCATGTggtctccccatccccaccctgccCTAATCCCGGGGGCCTGGGAGGTGTAGGACTGCTCCTCCCCAACCTGGCAGGGCCTGGTCagccctctaccaccaccacccccttttcccTGGCCAGCTGTGGATGCAGTGCCTGGGGCCTGGGGAAGCCAAATTGCCAGAACTCCAGTTGCCTCTGTTCCCATCTGAGAGGCCAGGTGTATTCACATCTCTGCCTTCTCCATCCCTTGGGCACCACCCAGAGTCTACCCCACCGAGTCCTGATGGCAGAGCCAGTGCCCAGCCTTACTAGCCTGCTGGGCCCAGCTGGCCTGGAAGTACGGGCCCTCAGCCCGTCAGTATTTATTGCCTCCACATGTGCCGTCCTCTGGGCATGACAGCCTGCCCCCCTCTGCCCCCAGGCTCAGTGCCACTACACCGGgcaggccccagccccagccaggACACCGCGGGACCAAGCGCAAACCTCTGGAGAGCCGTCTCCTGTGCCTCCCCCTTCCTGCCAGCGTGCAGAAGCCTGGCCCTGCTTTTCCTTTCAGACCGAGAAATAAAAGTCCCCCCTCTGGAGCCATGCTGTCTgctgcttgggggtgggggggagtttgTTCCTCTGGGGCACAGCTGCCATTCAGTCAGGCAGTGCAGGGTGCAGGGCTACTAGGGGCAGGACTGGGGACCAAGCTACAAAGGCAAATGCCCTAGCCAGAAGAATTCAGCTCTGCTAGGGATCCCTGCCCTAGTGCTGGGGAGGGGCCACCAATCTGGACTGGGGTGCGGTCTGCCTGGGACCTGGCCCAGGATCAGGAGGAAGTAAGCTCTTGTGCACAGCCTCCACCCAAGGGCCAGTTAGAATAGCATGCTtcaggaggccaggcggtagtgcagcgtgttaagtgtaaggatcccagttctagcccatggctccccaccagcagggggaggtgaagcaggtctgcaggtattaattagtctttctcttcccctttctgtcttcccctcccctctcgatttttttctgtcctgttcaacaatatcgacagcaatgacaacagcggtgataaacaacaaggacaacgaaaaaGGGAAatggatagcctccaggagcagtggattcctagcgcaggcacgaagctctagcaataaccctggaggccaaatagAGTAAATATGATGAAACTTAAAATAAGAATAGTGTGCTTCCCAGAAGTGTGGtcctgggctctcaagcatggcaAGTCCCCTAGTGATGATTTGGCTCCTCATAAGTAAATCTTAAGaagaaaagaggggccaggtggtagcgcacgtggcgcaaagtgcaaggactggcgcaaggatcccagttcgagcccccacctgtaggggagttgcttcacaggcagtgaagcagctctgtagatgtctgtcttccctctctgtcctctctccatttctttctgtcctatttaacaatgatatcaataactacaacaacaataaaaaagggcaacaaaaagaaaatatttaaaaggggggggcaggtggtagcgcagcgggttgagctaCATGACACaaagatgctggttcgagcccctggctccccatctgcagggaggttgtctcacaagtggtgaggcaggtctgcaggtgtctccctgtctcacctgtcaatttctctgtccaatcctaTAGCAACATAAATGGCAACAGTAAtgacaaaggcaataaaaatggcctccaggagcaatggatttgtggtgcaagcaccgagccagGTAattctggagacaaaagaaaaaggttaaatgcatgttacagtgtgcaaggacacaggttcaagttgccagttcccacctgcaggggggcttcacaagtggtgaagcatggctgcagctgtctctatctccccctttctcaatttctgtttctctaaTAAATAGACTCATGTttacgaaaaaaaaaaagtggcacacttggttaagtgcacacattacagtgtgcaaggccccaggttcaagctcctggtccccacctgcaggaggaaagtttcataagtagtgaagcagggctgcagatgtctctttgttgcTCCCTGTCTTACCTctacctcccctcaatttctctccctctattcaatagtaaaataatttatttttttttatttttaaagaatctttttttattttaagtattttcccttttgttgctcttgttatttttcattgttgtagttattgttgttattgatgctgtcattaaataggacagagaaatggagagaggaggggaagacaggaggagagaaagacacctgcagacctgcttcactgcctgtgaagcgactcccctggaggtgggggggtgccttgaaccgggatccttaggccggccctcatgctttgcgccacgtgctcttagcccactgcactgccgcctgatTCACtcgtaaaatagtttttttttaattttctttattggggaattaatgtttcacattcaatagtcaatacaatagtttctacatgcataacattccccagtttcccatttaacaatacaacccccaccaggtcctctgtcatccttcttggacctatattctccacacccacccacccccaagtcttttttactttggtgcgatacgccaattccatttcaggttctacttgtgttttcttttctgatcttgttttttttttctttcttcttttttttttttgtatgcttctaattgttggtatgctttttttttttaatttctttattggggaattaatgttttacattcaacagtaaatacaatagtttgtacatgcataacattccccagtttcccatttaacaatacaacacccgctatgtcatttatcatccttcatggacctgtattctccccgcccacccaccccagagtcttttacttgggtgcgatatgccaattccatttcaggttctacttctgttttcttctagtaaaataatttttaaaagaaccagagggagtcgggctgtagcgcagcgggttaagcgcaggtggtgcaaagcacaaggaccggcataaagatcccggttcgaaccccggctccccacctgcaggggagttgcttcacaggcggtgaagcaggtctgcaggtgtctatcttcctctccccctctctgtcttcccctcctctctccgtttctctctgtcctatccaacaacgacgacaacaacaataacaacaacaataaaacaacaagggcaacaaaagggaataaataaataaaatatttttaaaaaccagaaaaagataaagatgaaaaagataaaagaaccagacataactgaTACTGTGCtatgggggactgaactcaggacctcatggttgaacatccaatgctttatctactacaccacctcttggaccacattAGTCttaaaaaagggggtcgggcagtagcacagcaggcttttgcacatggtgcaaagtgcaaagaccgcgtagggatcccggttcaagccctcggctccccacctgcaggggagtttcgtcacaggtgttgaagcaggtctgcaggtgtctatctttctctccccctctctgtcttcccctcctctctccgtttctgtcttatctaacaatgacgacatcaatattcccctcctctctccatttccctctgtcctatctaacaacgacgacatcaaaaacaactactacaacaacaatgaaaaacagcaaaggcaacaaaagggaaaaaaacaaaagaatcctGGTCTAGCCCTGAGCTCCCCatttgtgggggtggggcaggggggtttcccttcacaaggggtgaagcaggtctgcaggtgtctttttctctcccccgtcttcccctcctctctcgatttctctctgtcctgtccaacaacaacaaaaatgaccaccaggagcagtgaattcttagtgcagacactaagcgataatcctggaggcgaaaaaaaaaaaaaaaaaaacggggctggggagacagcatagtgattatccAAAAGCTTTTGATGCCTGAAtctttgaaatcccaggttcagtctccagtactgctataagccaaagctgagtaatgctctggtacaaataaagtcttaaaaaataggagtttaataaataaaaggtaggACAAGAGCAGAAAAGGGGATGGAGGGAGCCCTGCAGGCTGCTGGTACCCCAGCCTTTGCTGCTTAAAAGTCAGCATGGCCCCCAGTGGCAGGAACGGTACTATCCAGAAAGCATCTTATGACTGACTTCCAGGCTGGATGGGCAGCCCAGTCGTAGGAGGTCAGTTCCAGAAAGTTGCTCACCTCTGACCTGGCAGTAGCTGCAAAACTCACCCTTCCTGGATAAGGCAGATTAGAAAGTGCAATTTCACTATTGGCCGCTTGGGGGCGGGCCTAGACCAGAGTCCTCTGGCGTCCTTTCTGGCTGGCTCAGGCAGCTTGTGTGCTGGCTGATCCCAGGGAACTTAACCATAATTGGGGGTATGGAACATGCCCCCTTGTCCCAGGGCAGCGACCACATGCTGGCCCTTGGACCTTGCCAGCTATCCCACCAAAACCACCCAGATTCTGAAAGTTGGGCCCTTTGCTGGTTGGACAGGACAAATGGTACTTTCCCAAGCAGCAGGCGTTCTGGACTCTCCTGCCTAAGCCTCCCTGAATTTGTGCCTGACTGAGGGAGGCCAGAGGCTCCCTCTAAGCTTCTCCATGGGAGTGCAGGTGCTGCTTCTGGCAGCACAGAGCCCAGTTTCCAGAGGCTCGGTTGGGAGGGAAGGGCACACATCAGGCCAGCTTGTGCTGTTACCCTGTTGGACTTGAGCTTGGGCTCCCAGAGGCCACAGCAGTTTCCACTCTTGGGTTCCCCAGCTGTCAGACATGTGAACTAGGACCTTGAGTGCCAGCTTGTACAGGCACCCTGCCAGTAGCCAGGACTTTGTTCTGGTGCCTCCCAAGGGAAAAGGACCTGCAGGACCCAAATGACGTGTCTCTCAGGTTCCAAGTCTAAGCTGAGCCTCCTGGTCCCACCCTGCCCTTACCCCACTTCCTTCTTCTGCTTCCTCAGCCTCCCCTGGGGGGCCCTCAGCTCCTAAGCAGGACATCCAGGCCTTTGATGAGACCCACTAATCAACAGTTGCAGGGAGTTACAAGAATCTCTCTGCAGCACAGTACCCTGGAAGCCCCAAAGCCCAGTCTGCAGTCTTGCTCCTCTCACCTGTGCCCAAGTTCTCTAGAATGTTCCCTAGAATGCATGGGGAATTTCAGCCAAGAGCTCAGCCATTGGCTGGAATCCCTCTTCCCAGGTGTCTATGAGCATCTCTTCCGACACTTCCACCCCATCACATATTAAAAGCTTTCTtcgaagctcttttttttttttttagtttttttaaaaaatatttatatattcattttccttttttgttgtccttgttgatttattgttctagttattattgttgtcttcgttggacaggacagagagaaaatggagagaggaggggaagacagagagggggagagaaagatagacacctgcagacctgcttcaccacttgtgaagcgactcccttgcaggtggggagctgggggctcgaaccgggatccttatgctggtctttgtgctttgcgccacttgcacttaacctgctgtgctacaggccGACCCCCCCCCACTGAtttattcattcatatatatgcatatagagAAACACTACAGCACCAGAGTGTCTTAAGGTGCAATAGCTCCTCCCAAGTGATGCCAGGCTCAAGTCTGGGCCCTGCACATGGCAAGGGACTcactccaccaggtgagctgtcttaggTCCTTCCAGCTTTGTTTCTGAAATTAATGTTTATGAAGACATTTCTTCTTCGGTCACTGGGCGATAGTTAATGGACACCTTCTCCAGGCAGGGGACTCTAAATTGTTTTGCTGGGCCAAAGAGACAGGAGCCACAGGCCTAGGAACCTTTGGGCACTGCAGCTCAGAGTCTTGGCAGCAGGAAGCGAATCCCATTGCTCCCAGGAAGCCTGTgcttgggctgggggctggggggaataAGAAGCAGACCTGGGCTTCCCTCAGGGTGGAGGTCTTGGGGGGTATTTAGTGAGCCCTGTCTGTATTCTGAGGGGATGGATGTACCTCCACATTATACCCAGCTACTGACCAACCTCCCAGAGACAGGCTCTCAGGCCTTCCCTAAAGCGGGCCCCTTCCAGCTGCCAGAGAATGGCCTGGTTCCTTGCTCTGGTTGGGGTGGGAGGCCAACAAGGTTGCACAGAGGTTCCCTGAGGAGAAAACATACTCCTGTAGCTAAAACCTCAGAGACTGTGTCCAGAGCACTGACGTGGCTTCAGTAACCTGAGCTGTGGACACCTGCATCCAGGTGTGTTCCAACTGCTCCAGACTCTGGCCACCAAGATCCAGACTCAGGCAAAGTGACACTCAACAGTGGCCAGATGTCAGACCCTTGTGGGGTCAGTGTCCTCTGGGCCTGATGATCCATCTTCTGCAAATACTTCCCTGTCTGTTTGGGGGCCAAGTCACCtctgctctggcactgataagcAGCTGCccctaaggcagtactgagcaCCTAATAGCTTCACTCTTTCCTCATTAGACCCAAACATACCCCTATATCCAGGCATCTAAACTCTGACTTCATGAGTCTAATATCTAGAAAGAGTATACAGGGCCCTTGTCCCCACCACTGGGTTCTAAAGCAGGGTCACAGCAATCACAAAAATGTTAGGAACACACAGGGTTTACatgtatttaaaacaaaaattgggGAGAGGCTGAAGAGATAGTTCAGTCTGGTAGAGCATCAACTTGCACGCCTGATGCGCAAAAGGCTTCAAGTTCAGTCCCAGGAACCACTGAACCACAGTATATCTGAGCTgagctctcttcctctccctccctccaatcTCAGTCCTCCTCCCCTAAAAAGTAAATATACACTTTTGAAAGTTAGGAGACAGGTTAGCAGACATGAGATGATCTCCACTTTTGAGAACGAGGGTTCTATACTTACAGTTATGTTATGAAGAGTGTTCAGCATCTTGTTGGGGTCTACTGAATTGGGGTGGAGCCTGGTTTTGCAGAAGCACCTGTTTTTGGTCTCTCTCTGCTGAAGTTCCTTATCTTATCAACTCAATTGTGAAGCAGACAGGTATCCCAGCAGGTATTATCAACACGTTTGCtggtgtgagggtgtgtgtgtgtgtgtgtgttggtggttgTAGTCCTGGGGGGGAGAACCTGGTCTTGACCTTTAAGGAATTCATATTCTAGTTAAGGAAATCCCTGCCGATAGAAGACATACCCCAGAGAGCCATGTATCCTCAAATGCAAACCCTCCAAATGCAgcatttttcctgtttgtttgacTATCCCTGGGAATGTTACTAAAGTTGACGTGTACATTTAGTGTGGGTGTGTTTCCTTTCACCTGCCAAGTTACTATATGGCGTTGTCTTAAAATCGGTGCTTGTGAGGACAGTGAGTGCCACAGGGGGTAGGTCAGGAAGC of Erinaceus europaeus chromosome 14, mEriEur2.1, whole genome shotgun sequence contains these proteins:
- the ARHGDIA gene encoding rho GDP-dissociation inhibitor 1 isoform X2, which gives rise to MAEQEPTAEQLAQIAAENEEDEHSVNYKPPAQKSIQEIQELDKDDESLRKYKEALLGRVAVSADPNVANVIVTRLTLVCSTAPGPLELDLTGDLESFKKQSFVLKEGVEYRIKISFRVNREIVSGMKYIQHTYRKGVKIDKTDYMVGSYGPRAEEYEFLTPMEEAPKGMLARGSYNIKSRFTDDDKTDHLSWEWNLTIKKEWKD
- the ARHGDIA gene encoding rho GDP-dissociation inhibitor 1 isoform X1, whose translation is MAEQEPTAEQLAQIAAENEEDEHSVNYKPPAQKSIQEIQELDKDDESLRKYKEALLGRVAVSADPNVANVIVTRLTLVCSTAPGPLELDLTGDLESFKKQSFVLKEGVEYRIKISFRVNREIVSGMKYIQHTYRKGVKSSVPLHRAGPSPSQDTAGPSANLWRAVSCASPFLPACRSLALLFLSDREIKVPPLEPCCLLLGGGGEFVPLGHSCHSVRQCRVQGY